In Phyllobacterium zundukense, one DNA window encodes the following:
- a CDS encoding MGH1-like glycoside hydrolase domain-containing protein, giving the protein MLQHTTLSLKRAWNTWSDRPAEMVFLPLGVRITPILYSTRSRTTSAIEPRRNKVRLGHHAIDGSRIGLETDHSGTTVAFSTVKSDPFAIRGSWEGKVSGEWGLRFWVTIAISAESGETVRYDVEKGIALVQIGTRFVAVASAEAPVQVTGHETIEALRTDFENNGYFHLASRSDHAPVIALRFNLEMMRQGAYAAAVADSAALAIEKARASLIKDVSAEILGSHVGTYGGALDAIRDVVAWNTVWDETNARPYTAVTRIWNLGKFAVWYNDQTFAALLGGVFDADLARENMMTALAGATPQGNIACIVTSNDAWVDRSQPPYGALIVWQLYQRTGERSIVEASYETLARNQRWWRDNRDPDGAGFLSCGTSDVGEGLYKGTAFGARNETGMDNSATHDEAVYDPETRTLSTFDLGLNCAAALDAEMLAKMAGVLGRHEDAREFDAIANRSRNLISEELWDEHRGIFANRQRKGGFVRSLSPTSFYPLLCGAATHEQAVRLLEHLKDENSFAGAFVLPNATRNDPAFAENVYWRGRIWPNVNYMVWLGLRRYGFTTEASRLADQSYDLFMKSWREERIAAENYSAVTGEAMDQGDTDPFYIWAALLPLMAVSEIVDFDPWGGWTLTNVGGDVSVGPMLSAAGRLHVTIEDAVLKASVNGRLRISTDIRGTLSKIVIQNGQFSCLIDPLDVKGSITLAGVNATDIVTARLNGEAIIWSACAEGIRFEIPQGNQPSQLDVYLSSIGTVSAQGKT; this is encoded by the coding sequence ATGCTGCAACACACCACCCTCTCCCTGAAACGCGCCTGGAACACATGGTCCGACCGACCGGCCGAGATGGTGTTCCTGCCACTCGGTGTGCGCATCACGCCGATCCTCTATTCAACCCGCAGCAGAACAACATCAGCCATCGAGCCTCGGCGCAACAAAGTGCGCCTCGGCCACCATGCAATCGACGGCTCGCGCATCGGACTCGAAACCGACCATAGCGGTACGACCGTCGCCTTCTCGACCGTAAAGTCCGATCCCTTCGCTATCCGCGGAAGCTGGGAAGGCAAAGTGTCGGGGGAATGGGGCCTGCGTTTCTGGGTGACCATCGCGATTTCGGCCGAGAGTGGTGAAACCGTCCGCTACGATGTGGAAAAGGGGATCGCCCTCGTCCAGATCGGCACCCGTTTCGTCGCCGTGGCAAGCGCCGAAGCCCCCGTTCAGGTGACCGGGCACGAGACCATTGAAGCACTGCGCACGGATTTCGAGAACAACGGCTATTTCCATCTCGCCAGCCGCAGCGATCACGCACCGGTCATCGCGCTCCGCTTCAATCTCGAGATGATGCGCCAGGGCGCCTATGCGGCGGCTGTTGCTGACAGCGCGGCACTTGCTATTGAAAAGGCGCGCGCCTCATTGATCAAAGATGTTTCGGCCGAAATACTCGGTTCGCACGTAGGCACATATGGGGGCGCGCTTGACGCGATCCGTGATGTCGTCGCCTGGAATACGGTGTGGGACGAAACAAATGCACGGCCCTACACAGCCGTCACGCGCATCTGGAACCTTGGCAAATTCGCCGTCTGGTACAACGACCAGACCTTCGCTGCGCTTCTGGGAGGCGTCTTCGACGCCGACCTTGCACGCGAGAACATGATGACAGCGCTGGCCGGAGCCACGCCTCAGGGCAATATCGCCTGCATAGTCACCTCCAACGACGCATGGGTCGACCGTAGCCAGCCACCATATGGAGCGCTGATCGTCTGGCAGCTCTACCAGCGCACAGGCGAACGCTCCATCGTCGAGGCCTCCTACGAAACGCTCGCCCGTAACCAGCGCTGGTGGCGCGACAATCGCGATCCTGATGGCGCGGGCTTTCTCTCCTGCGGAACGTCGGATGTCGGCGAAGGCCTCTACAAGGGCACCGCCTTCGGCGCGCGCAACGAAACAGGAATGGACAATTCCGCAACCCATGACGAGGCGGTTTACGATCCCGAGACGCGGACGTTGTCCACCTTCGATCTCGGGCTCAATTGTGCCGCCGCGCTCGATGCGGAAATGCTGGCGAAGATGGCCGGGGTACTGGGACGTCACGAGGACGCCCGCGAGTTCGACGCGATCGCTAACCGCAGCCGCAATCTGATTTCCGAGGAATTGTGGGATGAACACCGCGGCATATTCGCCAACCGCCAGCGCAAGGGCGGCTTCGTCCGCTCGTTGTCGCCGACGAGTTTTTATCCGCTCTTGTGCGGCGCGGCCACGCACGAGCAGGCGGTGCGGCTTCTCGAACACCTGAAGGATGAAAACAGCTTTGCAGGGGCCTTCGTGCTACCAAACGCAACACGCAACGATCCGGCCTTCGCGGAAAATGTCTACTGGCGCGGCCGCATCTGGCCGAACGTCAACTACATGGTCTGGCTTGGCCTCAGGCGCTATGGCTTTACCACCGAGGCGAGCCGTCTTGCGGACCAGAGCTACGACCTTTTCATGAAGTCGTGGCGTGAGGAGCGGATCGCCGCCGAGAACTATAGCGCTGTCACCGGCGAAGCCATGGACCAGGGCGACACCGATCCGTTCTACATCTGGGCGGCGCTCTTGCCGCTGATGGCTGTGAGCGAGATCGTCGATTTTGATCCGTGGGGAGGATGGACCCTGACCAATGTAGGCGGCGACGTGTCGGTCGGACCCATGCTTTCCGCCGCTGGTCGTTTGCATGTGACTATCGAAGATGCGGTTCTGAAAGCTTCCGTGAACGGAAGATTGCGGATTTCAACCGATATTCGCGGCACGCTTTCAAAGATCGTCATCCAGAATGGGCAGTTCAGTTGTTTGATCGATCCGCTGGACGTGAAGGGTTCCATCACGCTCGCAGGCGTCAACGCCACTGATATTGTGACCGCGCGGCTCAATGGCGAAGCGATTATCTGGAGCGCGTGTGCGGAAGGAATACGTTTCGAGATTCCGCAAGGCAATCAACCAAGCCAACTTGATGTTTATTTATCGAGTATCGGCACGGTGTCTGCGCAAGGAAAAACTTGA
- a CDS encoding molybdopterin cofactor-binding domain-containing protein produces MSDARETPKSAYLAAPEILTVLSQAPSSAAAEIYIAILRDGKVIAFNGHVDLGTGIRTALAQIVAEELDTPFEQVEMVLGTTSATPNQGATIASETIQVTALPLRQAAATARHYLLAQAAARLGLSADSFVIDGGIIRVSTGDNRSFTFGDLVAGRQTHLTIDPQAPLKPVSAYRLVGSSPARVDIPAKATGKWTYVHDVRVPGMLHGRVVRPPYAGFDHGDHVGKSLISIDESSIADIPGLVAVVTIGDFVGVVSTREENAAEAARRLKVVWRTPPELPDLNSPEKALRANPSTPRKLADRGNVDLALANSANPMERTYIWPYQMHASIGPSCAVAHYNDAGLTVWSGTQNPFPMRHDLAILLDMPEEAIVVERLEAAGCYGRNCADDVTADAALLSRATGKPVRVQLTREQEHAWEPKGAAQVMDVRGGLDLEGGPAAYDFETRYPSNLAPTLPLILTGKIPPVADVVHMGDRTAVPPYAYGNLRVTVHDMPPIARASWFRGVSAMPNTFAHECYIDELASAAAVDPIEYRLRYLHDPRAVDLVRAVAERTKWVPRTKFGTLGGEGDLLYGRGFAYAVYVHGKFPGTAAAWAAWVADVAVNRKTGEIAVTKVTCGQDSGLMINPDGVRHQIHGNIIQSTSRVLKERVDFSSTAVASKEWGGYPLITFPEVPEIDVLMIPRPDEPPLGVGESASVPSAAAIANAVYDATGIRFRELPLTPDIVLAALNGTTPEKAAPSPRRRKWRNICLSAAGAIAALSGLVTMASPWRPAISPIERPNTNVYSTATIERGRMAAAIGACNVCHSSNDGQAFAGGRKFDTPFGAVYATNITPDPDTGIGNWSYTAFQRSMREGISRDGHHLYPAHPYTSFAGAEEADLQALYAYLMTQAPVAEKAPETKLKFPYNVRAMMAPWNAMFLKAEPFKYDQTRDAEWNRGAYLVETLGHCSACHTERNVLGAEKAGRAHLSGGFADGWDAPALTALSKGPVDWTKTAFYDYLRTGHSRDHGSAAGPMADVVSALAPLPDTDIRAMASYLASLNDTADRSAETTMQAQSALAASEAASAKAAMISPRGARIFSGACASCHTGSSILSSLSFNTNLHSDTPDNILQAILNGVAAPAILADTTGREGPEVMSMPAFRDVLDERQIEDLAAYLRARFAPDKPAWGDIGSATQRVTSAAH; encoded by the coding sequence ATGAGCGATGCGCGCGAAACCCCGAAATCCGCGTATCTTGCGGCCCCGGAAATCTTGACGGTGCTATCGCAGGCGCCGTCATCCGCGGCAGCAGAAATCTACATTGCCATCCTCCGTGACGGAAAGGTCATAGCCTTCAACGGTCATGTCGATCTCGGCACCGGTATCAGGACCGCCCTCGCCCAGATCGTCGCGGAGGAACTCGACACGCCCTTCGAACAGGTGGAGATGGTGCTTGGCACCACCTCCGCGACGCCGAACCAGGGTGCCACCATCGCCAGCGAGACCATCCAGGTGACGGCACTCCCGCTGCGTCAGGCGGCCGCGACGGCGCGTCACTATCTCCTGGCACAGGCGGCCGCACGCCTCGGGCTGTCAGCAGACAGCTTCGTTATCGACGGCGGCATCATCCGCGTTAGTACGGGCGATAACCGGAGCTTCACCTTCGGGGACCTCGTGGCCGGCAGGCAGACGCACCTGACTATCGACCCGCAGGCGCCGCTGAAGCCGGTCTCGGCCTACCGTCTCGTTGGTTCGTCCCCGGCGCGCGTCGATATCCCGGCAAAGGCGACGGGCAAGTGGACCTATGTGCATGACGTGCGCGTGCCCGGCATGCTGCACGGGAGAGTCGTCCGCCCGCCCTACGCCGGCTTCGACCATGGCGACCATGTCGGCAAGAGCCTCATATCGATAGATGAGAGCTCAATCGCCGACATTCCCGGCCTAGTGGCAGTCGTGACTATCGGCGATTTCGTTGGTGTCGTTTCAACGCGTGAGGAAAACGCCGCCGAAGCAGCACGGCGCCTCAAAGTCGTCTGGCGAACGCCGCCCGAGTTACCCGACCTCAATTCGCCGGAGAAGGCGCTGCGGGCCAATCCCTCAACGCCGCGCAAGCTGGCGGACCGTGGCAATGTCGATCTGGCGTTGGCCAACAGCGCCAATCCAATGGAACGCACTTACATTTGGCCGTACCAGATGCATGCATCTATTGGCCCCTCCTGCGCAGTCGCGCATTATAACGACGCGGGCCTGACTGTCTGGTCGGGCACGCAAAATCCTTTCCCCATGCGCCACGATCTTGCGATCCTCCTCGACATGCCGGAGGAAGCAATCGTTGTAGAGCGGCTAGAAGCAGCTGGATGCTACGGGCGCAACTGTGCGGACGACGTGACGGCCGATGCCGCTCTGCTGTCGCGCGCAACCGGCAAGCCGGTACGCGTACAGTTGACGCGCGAGCAGGAACATGCATGGGAACCGAAGGGCGCAGCGCAAGTTATGGACGTGCGCGGCGGTCTTGACCTTGAGGGCGGCCCGGCCGCCTATGACTTCGAGACGCGCTATCCCTCCAATCTCGCCCCTACACTGCCCCTCATCCTGACCGGCAAGATTCCACCTGTCGCCGATGTTGTTCACATGGGTGACCGCACCGCCGTCCCGCCCTATGCCTATGGCAATCTACGGGTGACAGTGCACGATATGCCGCCGATAGCTCGCGCCTCATGGTTTCGCGGCGTCTCAGCCATGCCCAACACCTTTGCGCATGAATGCTATATAGACGAGCTGGCCTCGGCTGCCGCGGTTGATCCTATCGAGTACCGCTTGCGCTATTTGCATGATCCGCGGGCGGTTGACCTTGTTCGCGCCGTTGCCGAGCGTACCAAATGGGTACCCCGGACCAAATTCGGCACGCTTGGCGGTGAAGGCGATCTGCTCTACGGGCGCGGCTTCGCCTATGCCGTCTACGTGCATGGTAAGTTCCCGGGTACGGCGGCCGCTTGGGCAGCCTGGGTGGCCGATGTTGCGGTCAACAGGAAGACCGGCGAGATCGCCGTCACGAAAGTGACCTGTGGCCAGGATTCCGGCCTGATGATCAACCCCGACGGGGTCCGCCACCAAATCCACGGCAACATCATCCAATCAACTAGCCGTGTACTCAAAGAGCGTGTGGATTTCTCGTCCACCGCCGTCGCTTCGAAGGAATGGGGCGGCTATCCGCTCATCACTTTCCCGGAAGTACCCGAAATCGACGTCCTGATGATCCCGCGCCCGGACGAGCCACCGCTCGGTGTCGGCGAGTCCGCGTCGGTGCCCAGCGCTGCCGCCATAGCCAACGCCGTATACGATGCCACCGGCATCCGCTTCCGCGAGCTGCCGCTGACGCCAGATATCGTTCTCGCTGCCCTGAACGGCACCACTCCTGAAAAAGCAGCCCCCTCACCTCGGAGGAGAAAATGGCGGAACATCTGCCTTTCGGCCGCCGGAGCGATTGCCGCCCTTTCGGGGCTCGTCACCATGGCGTCGCCGTGGCGTCCCGCCATCAGCCCGATCGAACGCCCGAATACCAACGTATATAGCACCGCCACGATTGAGCGCGGCCGTATGGCTGCTGCCATAGGCGCCTGCAATGTCTGCCACAGCAGCAACGATGGCCAGGCTTTCGCAGGCGGCCGCAAGTTCGATACGCCGTTCGGCGCGGTCTATGCCACCAACATCACACCGGACCCTGACACTGGCATAGGCAACTGGTCCTACACCGCTTTCCAGCGCTCCATGCGCGAGGGTATTAGCCGCGACGGACATCATCTCTATCCGGCCCACCCCTATACGTCCTTTGCTGGCGCCGAGGAAGCCGACCTGCAAGCGCTTTATGCCTATCTGATGACGCAGGCGCCGGTGGCTGAAAAAGCGCCGGAGACGAAGCTTAAATTCCCCTACAATGTCCGCGCCATGATGGCGCCCTGGAACGCTATGTTCCTAAAGGCGGAGCCATTCAAATACGACCAAACGCGCGACGCGGAATGGAACCGCGGCGCCTATCTGGTCGAGACGCTCGGCCATTGCTCGGCGTGCCATACGGAGCGCAACGTGCTCGGGGCGGAGAAGGCCGGCAGGGCGCATTTGTCCGGCGGCTTCGCCGACGGTTGGGATGCACCCGCGTTGACCGCTCTTAGCAAGGGGCCAGTCGATTGGACCAAGACTGCTTTCTACGACTATCTGCGCACTGGCCATTCACGCGACCACGGCAGCGCCGCCGGGCCCATGGCCGATGTCGTCTCCGCGCTGGCGCCGCTCCCCGACACTGATATCCGCGCCATGGCGTCCTATCTCGCAAGCTTGAACGACACGGCCGATCGCAGCGCTGAGACGACGATGCAAGCACAGTCCGCCCTCGCGGCAAGCGAGGCGGCTTCGGCGAAGGCCGCGATGATCTCTCCCAGGGGAGCACGTATCTTCAGCGGCGCATGTGCCTCCTGCCACACCGGCTCGTCGATCCTGTCATCGCTGTCGTTCAATACCAACTTGCACAGCGACACGCCCGATAACATCCTGCAGGCGATACTGAACGGGGTTGCGGCCCCCGCGATCCTGGCGGATACGACTGGGCGAGAAGGCCCGGAAGTGATGTCCATGCCTGCCTTTCGCGACGTGCTGGACGAAAGGCAGATCGAGGATCTAGCGGCCTATCTGCGCGCGCGCTTCGCGCCGGACAAGCCCGCATGGGGCGATATCGGCAGCGCGACGCAGCGCGTGACCTCGGCCGCACATTGA
- a CDS encoding (2Fe-2S)-binding protein — MTASFSLNVNGGTHIVEADAKTPLLYILRNDLKLNGPKFGCGLGECGACAILIDGRAVRSCTIALGAVGRRSATTLEGLGSEEQLHPVQRAFIEEAAAQCGYCLNGMIIAVVALIGRNPEPHDDDIRDALRHHLCRCGTHVEILAAARKAVALSRSANAGCGAGVKAADFQRAESGSEPSSSELSEAPQ, encoded by the coding sequence ATGACCGCATCTTTCAGTCTCAACGTCAACGGCGGCACGCACATCGTAGAAGCCGATGCGAAAACTCCGCTGCTCTATATCCTGCGCAACGATCTCAAGCTTAACGGCCCGAAGTTTGGCTGCGGCCTTGGTGAATGTGGCGCCTGCGCTATATTGATTGACGGCCGCGCGGTCCGTTCCTGCACCATTGCCCTCGGTGCAGTCGGCAGACGGAGCGCCACCACACTCGAGGGTCTCGGCAGCGAGGAGCAACTGCACCCGGTCCAGCGCGCCTTCATCGAAGAAGCGGCGGCACAATGCGGTTACTGCCTGAACGGTATGATCATTGCGGTGGTGGCGCTAATAGGCCGCAATCCGGAACCGCACGACGATGATATCCGTGACGCCCTGCGCCATCACCTCTGCCGTTGCGGTACGCATGTCGAGATCCTTGCAGCCGCCCGCAAGGCCGTCGCCCTCTCCCGGTCCGCGAATGCCGGGTGTGGCGCCGGCGTGAAAGCGGCGGATTTTCAAAGGGCCGAATCCGGCAGCGAACCTTCATCAAGCGAACTGTCGGAGGCGCCGCAATGA
- a CDS encoding FAD-dependent monooxygenase — translation MTNDRQTIAIIGAGLGGAAAGALLQRAGFDVHVYEQAPSFSRLGAGIHMGPNVLKIFERIGIDKKLLEISSKPTHWFSRDGITGEYLSRIPLDGYGTPYCTVHRGDLHGLQITALNEGTLHFDMKLKEIEDSGSDVYLEFEGGTSTRADIVIGADGINSRVRETLLGFEKPNYSGWVGHRALISADKLKKHDLEFEDCVKWWGPDRHMMVYYTTSNRDEYYYVTGVPHPAWEFDTAFVESSREEMAEAFSGYHPVIGALIESTDEVTKWPLFNRNPLPLWSKGRLVLLGDACHPMKPHMAQGAAMAIEDAAMLTRCLQENGVSDFKTSFALYEANRRDRATRVQSVSNANTFLLTQEDPSWVYGYDIYAQPLKSESAA, via the coding sequence ATGACGAACGACAGACAGACGATTGCAATCATCGGCGCAGGTCTCGGAGGGGCGGCAGCCGGCGCTCTGCTGCAGCGCGCGGGTTTCGATGTCCATGTTTACGAACAGGCCCCCAGTTTCTCCCGGCTGGGTGCGGGCATTCACATGGGCCCCAACGTTCTCAAGATTTTTGAGCGTATCGGTATCGACAAAAAGCTGCTCGAGATCAGCAGCAAGCCGACGCATTGGTTCAGCCGCGACGGCATCACCGGAGAATACCTCTCGCGCATCCCGCTCGATGGCTACGGGACGCCATACTGCACCGTCCATCGCGGTGATCTCCACGGGCTGCAGATAACGGCGCTCAACGAGGGAACACTGCATTTCGACATGAAGCTGAAAGAGATCGAGGATAGCGGGTCCGACGTTTATCTTGAGTTCGAGGGCGGCACTTCGACCCGCGCTGACATTGTCATCGGTGCCGACGGTATCAATTCAAGGGTTCGCGAGACGCTGCTCGGCTTCGAGAAGCCGAACTATAGTGGCTGGGTCGGCCATCGCGCATTGATATCAGCCGACAAGCTGAAAAAGCACGATCTCGAATTCGAGGATTGTGTGAAGTGGTGGGGGCCGGACCGCCACATGATGGTCTATTACACCACCAGCAATCGCGACGAATATTACTACGTGACCGGCGTGCCGCATCCGGCATGGGAATTCGACACTGCCTTCGTGGAAAGCAGCCGTGAGGAGATGGCGGAAGCATTCTCTGGCTATCATCCGGTGATAGGTGCGCTCATTGAGAGCACCGACGAAGTCACGAAATGGCCGCTGTTCAATCGCAACCCCTTGCCGTTGTGGAGCAAGGGCCGGCTCGTCCTCCTTGGTGACGCCTGCCATCCCATGAAACCGCACATGGCACAGGGCGCAGCCATGGCCATCGAAGATGCGGCCATGCTCACCCGTTGCCTGCAGGAAAACGGCGTGAGCGACTTCAAAACCTCCTTCGCGCTCTATGAGGCGAACCGCCGCGATCGCGCGACACGTGTCCAGAGTGTCTCGAATGCCAACACCTTTCTGCTCACGCAGGAAGATCCCTCCTGGGTATATGGCTATGATATCTACGCGCAGCCGTTGAAGAGCGAGAGCGCCGCATGA
- a CDS encoding alpha/beta fold hydrolase, translated as MTGKLLYGANLFANDIRQHYLRYGGKGHPVILIPGITSPAVTWGFVAERLAERYDVYVTDVRGRGLSSTGPDLDYGLNSMAEDVIAFAQALNLDSPALLGHSMGARIAIRASASGRASFSRIALIDPPVSGPGRRPYPSKLPWYVDSIRLSVKGIDAEGMRTFCPTWTDEQLKLRAEWLHTCYEPAIVTAFEDFHKDDIFADLPKLARPAMLMVAGRGGVIEPVDEDEVRSLCPTIEIVRVPNAGHMIPWDDFEGFFGALGDFLSR; from the coding sequence ATGACCGGGAAACTTCTCTACGGCGCGAACCTATTTGCAAACGATATCCGCCAGCATTACTTGCGCTATGGCGGAAAGGGCCACCCCGTCATCCTGATCCCGGGCATCACCAGCCCTGCGGTCACGTGGGGCTTTGTCGCAGAGCGCCTCGCTGAACGCTACGACGTCTACGTGACTGACGTGCGCGGCCGGGGCCTCTCCTCGACTGGTCCAGACCTCGACTACGGTCTTAATTCTATGGCCGAAGACGTTATCGCCTTCGCGCAAGCTCTAAATCTTGATAGTCCCGCACTTCTGGGTCATTCGATGGGCGCACGCATTGCCATTCGCGCCTCCGCCTCCGGAAGGGCCTCGTTTTCTCGTATAGCGCTCATTGACCCCCCTGTCTCCGGACCCGGCCGCAGGCCATATCCGAGCAAGCTGCCATGGTACGTTGATTCTATCCGGCTTTCGGTGAAAGGCATCGATGCTGAAGGAATGAGGACCTTCTGCCCGACCTGGACTGATGAGCAATTGAAGCTGCGCGCGGAGTGGCTGCACACTTGCTATGAACCAGCCATTGTCACGGCTTTCGAGGATTTCCACAAGGACGACATTTTCGCTGATCTGCCCAAGCTCGCCCGGCCCGCGATGCTGATGGTCGCCGGCCGCGGCGGTGTTATCGAACCGGTAGACGAGGATGAAGTCCGCTCGCTCTGCCCAACGATAGAGATCGTGCGGGTCCCCAATGCGGGACATATGATTCCATGGGACGATTTCGAGGGCTTCTTTGGGGCTCTCGGAGACTTCTTATCCCGTTAA
- a CDS encoding Asp/Glu racemase → MQKNYRIGQIVPSSNTTMETEIPAMLMARQSIRPERFTFHSSRMRMKTVKKEELAAMDSESDRCAIELSDARVDVLGYACLVAIMAMGLGYHRESEKRLTGRTTENGVNIPVVTSAGALIEGLKVMKAKRVAIVAPYMKPLTELVVNYIREEGFEVKDWRALEIPDNLEVGRHDPENLPAIVKTLDLTDVDVIVLSACVQMPSLPVIAKVEAMTGKSVVTAAVATTYCMLKSLGLEAVVPGAGALLSGAY, encoded by the coding sequence GTGCAAAAGAACTATCGTATCGGTCAGATTGTTCCCAGTTCGAACACCACCATGGAAACGGAGATACCGGCGATGCTTATGGCACGCCAGTCGATACGACCGGAGCGCTTCACCTTCCATTCCAGCCGCATGCGCATGAAAACTGTGAAAAAGGAAGAGCTCGCGGCGATGGATTCGGAATCCGACCGCTGCGCCATTGAGCTTTCCGACGCCCGCGTCGACGTACTCGGCTATGCTTGCCTGGTTGCAATTATGGCGATGGGCCTTGGCTACCACCGTGAATCGGAAAAGCGCCTGACTGGACGCACGACCGAAAATGGCGTCAACATTCCCGTCGTGACCAGTGCCGGCGCCCTCATTGAGGGCCTGAAGGTGATGAAGGCGAAGCGGGTGGCTATCGTTGCGCCATACATGAAGCCGCTTACGGAACTCGTGGTCAACTACATCCGCGAAGAAGGTTTCGAAGTAAAGGACTGGCGCGCCCTCGAAATTCCGGACAATCTAGAAGTCGGCCGCCACGATCCGGAGAATCTCCCAGCCATCGTAAAGACGCTCGACCTTACGGACGTGGACGTCATCGTGCTTTCGGCCTGCGTTCAGATGCCGTCGCTGCCCGTGATTGCCAAGGTTGAGGCGATGACAGGCAAGTCGGTGGTCACGGCCGCCGTCGCCACCACCTATTGCATGCTGAAATCGCTTGGGCTGGAAGCCGTTGTCCCCGGTGCGGGCGCGCTTCTTTCCGGCGCCTATTAA
- a CDS encoding N-carbamoylsarcosine amidohydrolase, which yields MESVEANYQGVWGNRIGFGQRPVLLVIDFLKAYTIEGAPLYAPGVVKAVAETPSLLAAARMAGIPVIHTRILYLAENCADGGMWVKKSPVMKSMVIGNELAEFCEEVAPADGELVIVKQYASAFFGTSLASLLNTQGIDTVVMAGCSTSGCIRASAVDAVQNGFRTIVVRDCVGDRHPAPHNANLFDIDSKYGDVVSKEEAIAAIASAQQRGTTTVA from the coding sequence ATGGAGAGCGTCGAAGCCAATTATCAGGGTGTCTGGGGTAACCGCATTGGCTTTGGACAGCGGCCAGTCCTTCTCGTCATCGATTTTCTGAAAGCATATACAATCGAGGGTGCGCCGCTCTATGCGCCCGGCGTCGTCAAGGCGGTGGCAGAGACGCCGTCGCTGCTCGCGGCAGCCCGAATGGCGGGCATTCCTGTCATCCACACCCGCATTCTCTACCTTGCGGAAAACTGCGCCGATGGCGGCATGTGGGTGAAGAAATCGCCCGTGATGAAATCGATGGTGATTGGCAATGAGCTCGCGGAATTCTGCGAAGAAGTTGCGCCTGCCGATGGCGAACTCGTTATAGTGAAACAGTATGCCAGCGCCTTCTTCGGCACCAGCCTTGCCTCGCTCCTAAACACGCAAGGGATCGATACCGTCGTCATGGCCGGATGTTCGACCAGCGGCTGTATCCGGGCAAGCGCCGTCGATGCCGTCCAGAACGGCTTCCGCACTATCGTGGTACGCGATTGCGTCGGGGACAGGCATCCCGCTCCGCACAATGCCAATCTCTTCGATATCGACAGCAAGTATGGCGACGTGGTCTCGAAGGAGGAAGCGATCGCCGCGATTGCGTCGGCACAACAGCGTGGAACAACAACAGTCGCATAG
- a CDS encoding leucyl aminopeptidase, producing MDRNVLTEMCLEQLKLSGVHEGEKVIVLSQGDERLDYADAFLAAGQRLGARMYHMRLPAPLPTTGAWAVGETGLAANPNAVNALKQADMVVDLIFLLFSEEQMAIQAAGTRILTAVEPAPLLARLMPTRQLRERVEIGAEFLKKAKTMRITSKHGTDVVYKLGVYPTMSEYGYTDEPGRWDHWPAAFVFSGGADDGVDGQIVLAPGDVLLPFNMYVREPVIYTIEKGFIRDIRGGLEAELIKSYMATFNDPRGFGMSHVGWGLDHRANWHGLTDFGGGMGMELRSFYGNVMFSTGPNNELGGPNDTACHLDIPMRNCSLFLDDEPMVLDGNIAVKEMQHTFK from the coding sequence ATGGATCGCAATGTCTTGACTGAAATGTGCCTTGAGCAGTTGAAGCTCAGCGGCGTTCACGAGGGTGAGAAGGTTATCGTCCTGTCGCAGGGCGACGAGCGTCTCGACTACGCCGACGCGTTCCTTGCCGCCGGCCAGCGGCTTGGCGCCCGTATGTACCACATGCGTCTTCCGGCACCGCTGCCTACCACCGGTGCATGGGCTGTCGGCGAAACCGGCCTCGCCGCAAATCCAAACGCCGTCAACGCGCTAAAACAGGCCGACATGGTCGTCGATCTAATTTTCCTTCTGTTCAGCGAGGAGCAGATGGCAATCCAGGCTGCCGGCACCCGTATCCTCACGGCGGTGGAACCGGCTCCGCTGCTGGCGCGGCTCATGCCGACCAGGCAATTGCGCGAGCGCGTCGAGATTGGCGCTGAATTTCTGAAAAAAGCCAAAACCATGCGCATAACCAGCAAACATGGCACCGACGTTGTCTACAAGCTCGGCGTCTACCCGACGATGAGCGAATATGGCTACACCGATGAGCCCGGCCGCTGGGACCACTGGCCTGCTGCGTTTGTCTTTTCGGGCGGCGCGGATGACGGTGTCGACGGTCAGATCGTGCTGGCACCAGGCGATGTGCTCTTGCCGTTCAATATGTATGTGCGCGAACCGGTGATCTACACCATCGAGAAGGGCTTCATCCGGGACATTAGGGGCGGCCTCGAGGCCGAGCTTATCAAATCCTACATGGCGACCTTCAACGATCCACGCGGCTTCGGCATGTCGCATGTGGGCTGGGGACTAGACCACCGCGCCAACTGGCACGGCCTGACCGATTTTGGCGGCGGCATGGGCATGGAACTGCGCTCGTTCTACGGCAACGTCATGTTTTCGACCGGCCCGAACAACGAGCTCGGCGGCCCGAACGACACGGCTTGCCATCTCGATATTCCAATGCGCAACTGCAGCCTTTTCCTCGATGACGAGCCGATGGTTCTCGACGGCAACATCGCTGTCAAGGAAATGCAGCACACATTCAAGTGA